The Palaemon carinicauda isolate YSFRI2023 chromosome 37, ASM3689809v2, whole genome shotgun sequence genome contains a region encoding:
- the LOC137629562 gene encoding arrestin homolog: MVNAVKVFKKTAPNGKITVYLGRRDFVDNTVTTEPVDGVVLCDNDYLRGRKVFATVTVTYRFGREEDEVMGLHFSKEMQLTNQQIYPSESKVELTAVQDRLVKKLGGNAYPFAITIPQNAPTSAQLHTGNEESNKPLGIIYELKVFVGDNGEEKPHKRNSVTLAVRKVQFAPLDRANRQPSTMVSKGFALSTGKINMEVNLERDVYYHGETIAPQISINNCSRKTVKNIKCSIVQHVELTMTNNHFTREVASLESKEGCPITPGSNLKKSFSLVPLASTNQNKYGIALDGKLKDSDANLASSTIASEKSNPNDATGIIVSYSARVRLNCGALGGELLADLPFKLLHPTPGSMEPSTKADGEDIVFEDFARLRRGMSVDQP, translated from the exons ATGGTTAACGCAGTGAAAGTCTTCAAGAAAACCGCTCCTAATG GTAAGATTACCGTCTACCTAGGTCGTAGGGACTTTGTCGATAATACCGTCACCACCGAACCTGTCGATGGTGTAGTACTCTGTGATAATGACTACCTCCGAGGGCGCAAGGTCTTCGCTACC GTTACGGTCACGTACCGTTTCGGTCGCGAGGAGGATGAGGTCATGGGCCTTCACTTCAGCAAGGAAATGCAGCTGACCAACCAGCAGATCTATCCTTCTGAAAGCAAGGTAGAACTGACTGCCGTCCAGGATAGGTTGGTGAAGAAACTCGGAGGCAATGCCTATCCATTCGCCATCACCATCCCCCAGAATGCTCCTACCTCTGCCCAACTCCATACCGGGAATGAGGAATCC AACAAGCCACTGGGTATTATCTACGAGCTGAAGGTCTTCGTTGGCGACAACGGAGAAGAGAAGCCCCACAAGAGGAACTCCGTGACTCTGGCCGTCAGGAAGGTCCAATTTGCTCCCCTGGACCGCGCCAACAGGCAGCCCAGCACCATGGTGTCCAAGGGCTTTGCCTTGTCTACTGGCAAGATCAACATGGAGGTCAACCTCGAAAGGGATGTGTACTATCACGGCGAGACCATCGCCCCTCAGATCAGCATTAACAACTGTAGCAGGAAGACCGTAAAGAACATCAAGTGCTCCATCGTTCAGCATGTGGAACTCACCATGACTAACAACCACTTCACCCGTGAG GTGGCTTCCCTGGAGTCCAAGGAGGGATGCCCCATCACTCCTGGTTCCAACCTCAAGAAGTCATTTAGTCTGGTTCCTCTGGCTTCCACCAACCAGAACAAGTATGGTATTGCACTTGATGGCAAACTGAAG GACAGTGATGCCAACTTGGCTTCCTCTACCATTGCTAGCGAAAAATCCAATCCTAATGATGCCACTGGTATCATTGTCAGCTACTCAGCTCGTGTCCGCCTCAACTGTGGTGCTCTGGGCGGTGAGCTTTTGGCTGATCTGCCATTCAAGCTCTTACACCCAACTCCAG GTTCTATGGAACCCAGTACTAAGGCTGATGGCGAAGACATCGTCTTCGAGGACTTTGCCCGTCTGCGCCGCGGCATGAGCGTCGACCAGCCCTAG